In Sulfitobacter sp. LCG007, the sequence CGGGGCCGGTAGGCGCTCATCGCGGTCAGCGCCAGCACTTCCGATCCGATCGGCAGGATCGGCCCATGTGCGGAATAGTTGTAGGCGGTCGAGCCTGCCGGGGTGGCCAGCAGCGCGCCGTCGCAGACGAGTTCCGCCATGCGCAACCGTCCATCCACGGTAATCCGGAGCTTTGCCGCCTGCGGACCCGCACGCAGCAGCGAAACCTCGTTGATCGCCAGGCCCTCCGTGACGCTTCCGTCCGCGCGGGTCGCGGTCATCGCCAGGGGATTGATCGCCGCCTCCTCGGCCCTTGCCAGACGTTCCGGCAGATCGCTTTCCGAATAGTCGTTCATGAGAAAACCGATGGTGCCACGGTTCATCCCGTAAACCGGCGCGTCGAGGAACTGTGTCGCGTGCAGGGTCTGAAGCATGAACCCGTCACCGCCGAGCGCCACGATCACGTCCGCTTCCTGCGCCGGGACATTGCCATAGCGGGTGACAAGCGCGGCACGGGCGGTCTGGGCCACCTCGGCTCGGCTGGCGGTGAAAGAGATCCTCAGCGTCACCCTGTTTCCGATCGTGCTTTCCTTGGGCTGAAACAAGCACATATCTTTACCGTGCACCAGCACCGCAGCAGGAATTCGGGGCGCGTCGTATTACCACCTTCCGGTGAGACCCGCATTCCTGTACCACGCGCCGCATCGCACCCCGGCATTGGAGGGACCGCCAGAATGAACGCTCCGCAAAGAGACCAAGGCTTCTTCACCAGTACGCTCGCCCAGACAGACCCCGAGGTCATGGGCGCCATCACGGACGAGTTGGGACGTCAGCGCGACGAGATCGAGCTGATCGCATCGGAAAACATCGTGAGCCGCGCCGTCCTCGAGGCGCAGGGTTCGGTCATGACGAACAAGTACGCCGAAGGCTACCCCGGCAAACGCTACTATGGCGGATGCCAGTATGTGGACGTGGTCGAGACGCTTGCCATCGAGCGCGCCAAGCAGCTCTTCGGCTGCGAATTCGCGAACGTCCAGCCGAACTCGGGCAGCCAGATGAACCAGGCGGTCTTCCTTGCGCTCCTGAAGCCGGGCGACACCTTCATGGGTCTCGACCTCAATTCCGGCGGTCATCTGACCCACGGCTCGCCCGTCAACATGTCCGGCAAGTGGTTCAACGTGGTCTCCTATGGCGTGCGCCAGCAGGACCACATGCTCGACCTGGACGAGATCCGCGCGAAGGCGCTTGAGCATAAGCCCAAGCTGATCATCGCCGGCGGCACCGCCTACTCGCGCGAATGGGAC encodes:
- a CDS encoding NAD kinase, with amino-acid sequence MTLRISFTASRAEVAQTARAALVTRYGNVPAQEADVIVALGGDGFMLQTLHATQFLDAPVYGMNRGTIGFLMNDYSESDLPERLARAEEAAINPLAMTATRADGSVTEGLAINEVSLLRAGPQAAKLRITVDGRLRMAELVCDGALLATPAGSTAYNYSAHGPILPIGSEVLALTAMSAYRPRRWRGALLPKNAKVRFEVLEPEKRPVMAEADSKSVRDVVCVEIQSEPLVVHHILFDPGHGLEERLINEQFT